The proteins below are encoded in one region of Geomonas ferrireducens:
- a CDS encoding SNF2-related protein codes for MSITDYHAKYFAYELTKRCASDSVEKLASVLADAQVDLNPHQVEAALFAFRNPFSKGAILADEVGLGKTIEAGLLLAQKWAERKRRLLVIVPANLRKQWSQELADKFFLPSVILEARSFNDTIRAGNLNPFQQDGIVLCSYQFARAKEPYLRQVAWDLVVIDEAHRLRNVYKNTSKIAIAIKQAIAPFPKVLLTATPLQNTLLELYGLVSIIDDYAFGDLKSYRTRFARLGNETDFGELKERLRPLCKRTLRRQVLEYVKYTNRHALVQEFTPTEDEQLLYDLVSEYLLCPTLYALPASQRQLMTLILRKLLASSTFAISGTLEGLVQKLESAEAAALSVDAAPDELPQDWEELDELADEWEENENGSAAQERARLMPEQLEELRHEKEQLHKFHELARSIARNSKGEVLLTALRRGFHASAEAQRNQGAATLQQKAVIFTESRRTQDYLFHLLEETEFAGKVMLFSGSNNDPTSKAIYQRWLAQHAGTDRISGSPTADMRAALVENFRDNAAILIATEAAAEGINLQFCNLVVNYDLPWNPQRIEQRIGRCHRYGQKFDVVVVNFLNKSNAADQRVYELLDEKFRLFNGVFGASDEVLGAVESGVDFEKRIATIYQRCRTPEQIEFEFDQLQRELETDIIAGQRDAREKLLDNFDQEVVEKVRIQSHDVLDRFNELLWQITRHLLKGCALFQDDSYSFTLHTNPFTSKDIHPGPYRMGKGVEDANTYRVGHPLAQKVLGKGMALSVAPSEVAFNYSGSGKNIAVLEPLVGQAGWLACTRLTISALETEDKLVLTGITNDGRQLDGAECRRLFDLPARQGAACAVPSEINNALEAELKHQHQELLEELTARNTVWFDAEMDKLDRWAEDRRTSLKAELAELDEALKEAKKAARLAPTLPEKLERQRAVRTLETKRDEAWRAYDLASREVDRQKDAVLDQISAKLQHRMEQEALFVLRWQLT; via the coding sequence TTGAGCATTACCGATTATCACGCCAAATACTTCGCTTACGAACTGACCAAGCGCTGTGCATCTGACAGTGTCGAGAAGCTCGCCTCCGTTCTTGCTGATGCACAGGTGGACCTGAATCCGCATCAGGTGGAAGCTGCCCTGTTCGCCTTTCGCAATCCTTTTTCAAAGGGAGCGATCCTCGCAGACGAGGTAGGATTGGGCAAAACCATCGAGGCGGGACTGCTCCTTGCCCAAAAATGGGCTGAACGTAAACGCCGCCTGCTGGTGATCGTCCCCGCCAACCTCCGAAAACAGTGGTCGCAGGAACTTGCGGACAAGTTCTTCCTGCCTTCGGTCATCCTGGAAGCCCGCAGCTTCAACGACACCATCCGCGCTGGGAATCTCAACCCATTCCAGCAGGATGGAATAGTCCTTTGCTCCTACCAGTTCGCTCGCGCTAAGGAACCCTATCTCCGACAAGTCGCTTGGGACCTGGTTGTGATCGACGAGGCGCACCGTCTGCGCAATGTCTACAAGAACACCAGCAAGATAGCGATTGCCATCAAACAGGCAATCGCCCCGTTTCCGAAGGTGCTGCTCACTGCGACGCCACTCCAGAACACGCTGCTGGAACTATATGGTCTCGTCAGCATCATTGACGATTATGCGTTCGGCGATCTGAAGAGCTACCGCACTCGATTCGCTCGTCTCGGTAACGAAACGGACTTCGGCGAGCTGAAGGAACGCCTACGGCCTCTCTGCAAGCGCACCCTTCGGCGCCAGGTGCTGGAGTACGTGAAGTACACCAACCGACACGCACTGGTGCAGGAGTTCACACCGACAGAGGACGAGCAGCTACTCTACGATCTCGTATCTGAATACTTGCTCTGCCCGACACTCTATGCTCTCCCTGCAAGCCAGCGCCAGCTCATGACGCTCATCCTCCGAAAGCTGCTTGCCTCATCCACCTTTGCCATCTCGGGTACTCTGGAAGGTCTCGTCCAGAAGCTAGAATCTGCAGAAGCTGCTGCTTTATCCGTGGACGCTGCACCAGACGAACTCCCACAGGATTGGGAGGAACTAGATGAACTGGCCGATGAATGGGAAGAGAACGAAAATGGTTCTGCCGCTCAGGAGCGTGCTCGTCTGATGCCCGAGCAGCTCGAAGAGCTACGGCACGAGAAGGAGCAGCTCCATAAATTCCACGAGCTGGCACGTTCCATCGCCAGGAACTCCAAAGGAGAGGTTCTGCTCACCGCCCTTCGGCGCGGTTTCCACGCTTCCGCCGAGGCCCAAAGAAACCAAGGTGCCGCTACCCTCCAACAAAAAGCCGTTATCTTCACCGAGTCTCGTCGCACCCAAGATTACCTGTTCCACCTTCTCGAAGAGACGGAGTTTGCTGGCAAGGTCATGCTTTTCAGCGGGTCCAATAACGATCCAACTTCCAAGGCTATCTATCAACGCTGGCTCGCGCAGCACGCTGGCACCGACCGGATCTCCGGGTCCCCCACCGCCGACATGAGAGCTGCATTGGTAGAAAACTTCCGCGACAATGCCGCCATCCTCATCGCCACTGAAGCTGCTGCTGAAGGGATCAACCTCCAGTTTTGCAACTTGGTGGTCAATTACGATCTTCCTTGGAACCCACAGCGTATCGAGCAGCGCATCGGTCGCTGCCATCGTTACGGGCAAAAGTTCGACGTGGTGGTGGTGAACTTCCTCAACAAGAGCAATGCCGCCGACCAGCGGGTCTACGAACTACTTGATGAGAAGTTCAGGCTCTTCAACGGGGTCTTTGGTGCAAGCGATGAGGTTCTCGGAGCAGTGGAGTCGGGAGTTGATTTCGAGAAGAGGATTGCGACCATCTACCAACGATGCCGCACACCAGAGCAAATCGAGTTCGAGTTCGACCAGCTTCAACGGGAGTTGGAGACCGACATTATTGCCGGACAGCGAGATGCCCGCGAGAAACTGCTGGATAACTTCGACCAGGAAGTGGTCGAGAAGGTCCGCATTCAGAGCCACGATGTCCTCGACCGTTTCAACGAACTGCTTTGGCAAATCACCCGTCACCTACTTAAAGGCTGTGCACTGTTCCAAGATGACAGCTATAGCTTCACCCTCCATACAAATCCTTTTACCAGCAAAGACATCCACCCTGGACCTTATCGCATGGGAAAGGGGGTGGAGGATGCCAATACTTATCGGGTCGGCCACCCCCTTGCGCAGAAAGTATTAGGTAAAGGCATGGCCCTTTCCGTAGCCCCCTCAGAGGTGGCGTTCAACTACAGCGGTAGCGGCAAAAACATCGCTGTTTTGGAGCCACTTGTTGGACAAGCTGGATGGCTGGCCTGCACACGGCTCACGATAAGCGCCTTGGAGACTGAAGACAAACTTGTATTGACCGGAATAACAAATGACGGGAGGCAGCTTGACGGTGCTGAATGTCGCCGACTCTTCGACCTCCCTGCCCGGCAGGGAGCGGCCTGCGCCGTGCCATCAGAGATAAATAACGCTCTAGAGGCGGAGCTGAAGCACCAGCACCAGGAGCTACTGGAGGAGTTGACAGCCCGCAACACCGTCTGGTTCGATGCCGAAATGGATAAACTGGATCGGTGGGCGGAAGATCGTCGGACATCCTTAAAGGCGGAGCTGGCAGAACTTGACGAAGCACTTAAAGAAGCGAAGAAAGCAGCGCGCCTCGCGCCGACATTGCCGGAAAAGCTGGAACGACAGCGGGCGGTGAGAACCTTGGAAACGAAGAGGGACGAGGCGTGGCGGGCTTATGACTTGGCAAGTCGCGAGGTTGACCGGCAGAAGGATGCCGTGCTTGACCAGATCAGCGCAAAATTGCAGCACCGTATGGAACAAGAGGCATTATTTGTTCTGCGTTGGCAACTGACCTGA
- a CDS encoding Spy/CpxP family protein refolding chaperone yields MKTRTVSILLATVALIAFNVPMAFAQMKQMPMMPMNDHAPGYGQMMESDSMGDMMAACLEHAEKLGLTDDQTMKMKPLHREMQKKQARFIADLKIAEIELAEIMEVKDFDLEKADAAVKKIEGIRTSHHLEMLSAMKEMRAILTDQQFKEMMKMAPMKMKMKAGKPGVKHQKNRR; encoded by the coding sequence ATGAAGACGAGAACCGTATCTATACTGCTGGCAACGGTGGCGTTGATAGCGTTCAATGTGCCCATGGCCTTTGCGCAGATGAAGCAAATGCCGATGATGCCAATGAACGATCACGCCCCCGGGTATGGACAGATGATGGAGTCGGACAGCATGGGGGACATGATGGCGGCTTGCCTCGAACACGCGGAGAAGCTCGGCCTCACCGATGACCAGACCATGAAGATGAAGCCTCTGCACCGAGAAATGCAGAAGAAGCAGGCCCGCTTCATCGCGGACCTGAAGATCGCCGAGATCGAACTCGCTGAAATCATGGAGGTGAAGGATTTCGATCTGGAGAAGGCCGACGCGGCCGTCAAAAAAATCGAGGGGATAAGGACATCCCATCACCTGGAAATGCTGTCGGCGATGAAGGAGATGCGGGCCATCCTGACGGACCAACAGTTCAAGGAAATGATGAAGATGGCTCCCATGAAGATGAAGATGAAAGCGGGGAAACCCGGCGTAAAACATCAGAAGAACCGCAGGTAA
- a CDS encoding putative bifunctional diguanylate cyclase/phosphodiesterase, with protein MMASERGKDDCRTEDETRRLLHELQVYQVELEMQNAELRHVRGELEATLDKFTDLYDFAPIGYFTLDRSGTIRAVNLGGASLLGIERTHLLGRRFLEFVPKEARSRFSEFFATVFALRRKASLETALHPQGHDPLYARIDAALCGSGIECRFAVSDVSEQKRTAEALAKSEEQYRAIVSNINEYVYSVSYENNVIVSAYHSPKCIDITGYSPEEYARDPFLWLSMVHEDDRDLVTHFLDVIHAGKNPEPIRHRIRHKNGSERWILNSCTVQRRENEGTVTISRLDGFILDITELKLAEESIFFLAHHDPLTGLPNRSTLYLRIGQVMTVARRAGKGIALLFLDIDGFKQVNDSLGHDVGDRVLQSVARRLKECTRYCDIVSRLGGDEFVIMLWDCGAAEAAVVANKIIASGFTIAELSYALNASIGISLFPQDGTDYLTLLKHADVAMYHAKKSGGKRHQFFTRKLTEHARERFIMETDLRHAVERSEFVLYYQPKVDLITGKSRSMEALIRWQHPAKGFTLPGNFIGIAEETGLLTPISKWTIRTVCRQLRQWRQQGIGLLSVAINLSATFFQQADFEETIESALYETGVPPECLELELTEATLMSDPEKVLGSMAAMKALGVQLSIDDFGMGYSCLNYLKKLPIDKLKIDQSFIHNIACDTDNMAVVRAIMSIGRSMQLKVIAEGVENASQLAWLQAEGSEEAQGFYFSRPLSVDRLTPLLKQEANYLHNPRGRLRIREPQIPR; from the coding sequence ATGATGGCATCCGAAAGGGGAAAAGACGATTGCCGGACGGAGGATGAAACGCGGCGACTACTTCACGAACTGCAGGTGTATCAGGTCGAACTGGAGATGCAGAATGCTGAGCTACGCCATGTAAGGGGTGAGTTGGAGGCGACGCTTGACAAGTTTACCGATCTCTATGATTTCGCACCGATTGGCTATTTCACCCTGGACCGCTCAGGGACCATTCGCGCCGTGAACCTTGGCGGTGCGAGTCTTCTGGGCATCGAACGCACTCATCTTTTGGGCAGGAGGTTTCTGGAATTCGTGCCCAAAGAGGCCCGGTCGAGGTTCTCCGAATTTTTCGCGACGGTGTTCGCGTTGCGGAGGAAGGCATCCCTAGAGACGGCGCTTCACCCCCAAGGGCATGATCCTCTCTATGCGCGCATAGATGCCGCGCTCTGCGGCTCGGGTATCGAATGCCGCTTTGCCGTCTCTGACGTCTCGGAACAAAAGCGTACCGCCGAGGCCCTGGCCAAGAGCGAGGAGCAATACCGCGCCATAGTGAGCAACATAAACGAGTATGTCTACAGTGTGAGTTATGAAAACAACGTCATCGTCTCCGCCTACCACAGTCCCAAATGCATCGACATCACGGGGTATTCCCCCGAGGAATACGCACGCGACCCGTTTTTGTGGCTTTCAATGGTTCATGAGGATGACCGGGATCTGGTCACCCATTTTCTCGACGTCATACATGCCGGCAAAAACCCCGAGCCGATCAGGCACCGCATCCGTCACAAAAACGGCAGCGAACGGTGGATACTGAACAGCTGTACGGTGCAGAGGAGGGAAAACGAGGGGACCGTAACGATTTCCCGGCTGGACGGCTTCATCCTCGACATCACCGAACTGAAGCTGGCAGAGGAAAGCATATTTTTCCTTGCCCACCACGATCCGCTCACCGGGCTTCCAAACCGCAGCACGCTGTACCTGCGGATAGGTCAGGTCATGACGGTGGCGAGGAGAGCAGGCAAAGGCATAGCCTTGCTTTTTCTGGATATAGACGGCTTCAAACAGGTGAACGACTCCCTTGGGCACGACGTCGGTGACCGGGTCCTCCAGTCAGTCGCAAGGCGCCTGAAGGAATGCACGCGGTACTGCGACATCGTCTCGAGGCTTGGGGGAGACGAGTTCGTCATCATGCTCTGGGATTGCGGGGCCGCCGAGGCCGCCGTTGTGGCGAATAAAATCATCGCTTCAGGCTTCACCATCGCTGAATTGAGCTACGCCTTGAACGCCAGCATCGGCATAAGCCTTTTCCCCCAAGACGGCACGGACTACCTCACCCTGCTAAAGCACGCCGATGTCGCGATGTACCACGCCAAGAAATCCGGTGGCAAGAGACATCAGTTCTTCACACGCAAGCTGACCGAGCACGCCCGCGAGCGGTTCATCATGGAGACCGATTTGCGGCACGCAGTAGAGCGGAGCGAGTTCGTGCTGTACTACCAGCCTAAGGTTGACCTCATCACCGGAAAATCCAGAAGCATGGAGGCACTGATCCGTTGGCAGCATCCCGCCAAAGGGTTCACCCTGCCGGGCAACTTCATCGGTATAGCGGAGGAGACCGGGCTTCTCACCCCAATCAGCAAATGGACCATAAGGACCGTCTGCCGGCAGTTGCGTCAGTGGAGACAGCAGGGGATCGGCCTTCTTTCGGTGGCGATAAACCTCTCCGCAACCTTTTTCCAGCAGGCAGACTTCGAGGAGACCATCGAGTCGGCCCTGTATGAGACCGGGGTGCCACCGGAATGCCTGGAGTTGGAGCTGACCGAAGCCACACTGATGAGCGATCCCGAGAAGGTCCTCGGGAGCATGGCCGCCATGAAGGCCCTCGGGGTACAACTGTCCATCGATGACTTCGGGATGGGCTACTCCTGTCTCAATTACCTGAAGAAGCTCCCTATCGACAAGCTGAAGATAGATCAGTCATTCATCCACAACATAGCGTGCGACACCGACAACATGGCGGTGGTTCGAGCCATCATGAGCATAGGTCGCAGCATGCAGCTCAAGGTTATAGCGGAAGGGGTGGAAAACGCCTCGCAGCTCGCCTGGCTTCAGGCGGAGGGGAGCGAGGAGGCACAGGGTTTTTACTTCAGCCGCCCGCTGTCGGTAGATCGGCTCACTCCTTTGCTGAAGCAGGAGGCCAACTACCTGCACAATCCCCGAGGCCGGCTGAGGATCAGGGAGCCTCAAATCCCCCGCTAG
- a CDS encoding ferritin-like domain-containing protein gives MNIFDCAIKMEEDARMYYQQLAASSGTQELKNLFTMLAEAEQEHHDALVQLKAGINSPKVRFKALREAACLFKPVLAKREHIAELKKAPDAYLLVIGQEQKSIERYEELAARTKDDEARKIVLGIADEERRHLSIVENIYSFVESPKNFLAWGEFSNLKEY, from the coding sequence ATGAACATTTTCGATTGCGCCATCAAGATGGAAGAGGACGCGAGGATGTATTACCAGCAGCTGGCTGCGTCGAGCGGCACTCAGGAACTGAAGAATCTCTTCACCATGCTGGCCGAAGCCGAGCAGGAACACCACGATGCCTTGGTGCAACTTAAAGCAGGAATCAACTCCCCCAAAGTCCGGTTCAAGGCGCTGCGGGAGGCGGCCTGCCTTTTTAAACCCGTGCTCGCCAAGCGCGAACATATTGCAGAGCTGAAAAAAGCCCCCGACGCCTATCTGCTGGTCATCGGTCAGGAGCAAAAGTCGATCGAACGCTATGAGGAGCTTGCGGCCCGGACAAAGGACGATGAGGCCCGCAAAATCGTACTGGGCATCGCCGATGAGGAACGCAGGCACCTGAGCATAGTAGAGAACATCTATTCCTTCGTCGAGTCACCCAAGAACTTCCTAGCCTGGGGCGAGTTCAGTAACCTGAAGGAATACTGA
- a CDS encoding sensor domain-containing diguanylate cyclase produces the protein MKELGNTKAELVREVAELRERCATLALTAQLCLDLKADIQEAQEYADSIVQTVREPLVVLSSDLKIIRANNSFYDTFKVTPEETVGYFIYDLGNRQWDIPQLRVLFEEILPHDTVLTGYEVEHDFLDIGKKIMLLNAREIFLAKTGSRIILLAMEDITERKSAEKRIGEIVRQQQAILDNIPNMAWLKDRWGRYLAGNQPFTEAIAMSPEELIGKSDSDIYPPKLAAKYLSDSREVVASGTRAYFEESSPGPRKSIQYLEKVETPIFDENNVVIGTIGIAHDVTTHKELEVALRYESTHDALTGLYNRAFFDAELERMAREEMFPMSVVMADVNGLKAVNDAAGHAAGDELIRMAARVIRHAFRTKDIVARIGGDEFAVILPETVTSVARETVRRIMKCPEVKDGEVSIAFGIATAEDSDQLEDALKLSDERMYREKSERKSSRNESLEDKEGGETP, from the coding sequence ATGAAGGAATTGGGGAACACGAAGGCGGAATTGGTCCGGGAGGTCGCAGAACTACGTGAGCGTTGCGCCACGTTGGCGCTGACGGCACAACTGTGCCTTGACCTGAAGGCGGACATACAGGAGGCGCAGGAGTACGCCGACAGCATCGTGCAGACCGTGCGCGAGCCACTGGTAGTCCTCTCCTCCGACCTCAAAATCATCAGGGCCAACAACAGCTTCTACGACACGTTCAAGGTCACCCCCGAGGAGACGGTCGGCTATTTCATCTACGACCTGGGCAACCGGCAATGGGACATCCCGCAACTGCGGGTGCTCTTCGAGGAGATCCTCCCCCACGACACCGTCCTGACCGGGTACGAGGTGGAGCACGACTTCCTCGATATCGGCAAAAAGATCATGCTTTTGAACGCCCGTGAGATCTTCCTGGCGAAAACCGGCTCGCGCATCATCCTTTTGGCCATGGAAGACATAACGGAGCGGAAGTCGGCGGAAAAGCGGATAGGCGAAATCGTGCGGCAACAGCAGGCCATACTGGACAACATCCCGAACATGGCCTGGCTGAAGGACCGCTGGGGAAGGTATCTTGCGGGGAACCAGCCGTTCACCGAGGCCATCGCCATGTCGCCTGAGGAACTGATAGGAAAAAGCGACTCCGACATTTACCCGCCGAAGCTTGCGGCAAAATATCTAAGCGACTCCCGGGAGGTGGTGGCAAGCGGGACCCGCGCGTACTTCGAGGAGTCGAGCCCTGGACCGCGCAAGAGTATCCAGTACCTGGAAAAGGTCGAGACCCCCATTTTCGACGAGAACAACGTGGTCATCGGCACCATAGGAATCGCCCACGATGTCACCACGCACAAGGAGTTGGAGGTGGCGCTACGCTATGAAAGCACCCACGATGCGTTGACCGGCCTCTATAACCGGGCCTTTTTCGACGCGGAACTGGAACGGATGGCCCGGGAGGAGATGTTTCCCATGAGCGTGGTGATGGCGGACGTGAACGGCCTGAAAGCCGTCAATGACGCCGCGGGGCACGCCGCGGGAGATGAACTGATACGGATGGCGGCGCGGGTCATCCGTCACGCCTTTCGGACCAAGGATATCGTCGCCCGGATCGGCGGGGACGAGTTCGCCGTGATCCTGCCGGAAACGGTGACAAGCGTGGCCAGGGAAACCGTCCGCAGGATCATGAAATGCCCGGAGGTCAAGGACGGCGAGGTGAGCATCGCCTTCGGCATAGCCACCGCGGAAGACAGCGATCAGCTTGAGGACGCCTTGAAGCTCAGTGACGAGAGGATGTACCGCGAAAAGTCGGAGCGGAAGAGCTCCCGGAATGAAAGCCTGGAAGATAAGGAAGGAGGGGAAACGCCATGA
- a CDS encoding lmo0937 family membrane protein encodes MLWTICLVLIVLWLLGMVTSYTMGGLIHILLIIAIIVLLVRVIQGRKML; translated from the coding sequence ATGCTTTGGACAATCTGTCTGGTCCTGATAGTTCTGTGGCTTTTGGGCATGGTCACCTCATACACGATGGGGGGGCTGATCCATATCCTGCTGATCATAGCCATAATCGTCCTGCTGGTACGCGTCATTCAGGGGCGTAAGATGCTGTAA
- a CDS encoding B12-binding domain-containing radical SAM protein, with protein MHLLLVYPKYPDTYWSFRHALPFIGKKAVFPPLGLLTVAAMLPEEWELKLVDLNVEKLSDSDLQWSDYVFISAMTVQRASVQEVLDRCRAFGVKTVGGGPLFTTCHDEFPQVNHLVLGEAEETLPRFLADLEVKMPQRLYLPNGRPDITRTPLPRWELIDLRKYASMNIQYSRGCPFDCEFCDITQLFGRKPRTKTTDQVIAELEALHRAGWRGGVFFVDDNFIGDKPKLKKEVLPTMIAWMKRHGNPFFFYTEASINLADDPHLLELMFAAGFREVFIGIESPEEDALRETGKTQNRNRDLAASVRCIQRAGLQVQGGFIVGFDSDSPAIFDKQLRFIQESGIVVAMVGILMVLRGTKLHGRLSNEGRIINGSTGNNTEAFLNYRPKMPPQDLIAGYQRLIRTLYSPNYFYDRLMTFLKEYRLSGTSSFPLLQRRDVRAFVRSMLFLGILGRERLHYWKVFFWTLLRKPRLLPLAITLTIYGFHFRTVAAAICSSPQRNPP; from the coding sequence ATGCACCTTCTACTCGTTTATCCCAAGTACCCCGACACCTACTGGAGCTTCCGCCATGCCCTGCCCTTTATCGGCAAAAAAGCGGTTTTCCCTCCCCTGGGACTCCTCACCGTGGCGGCGATGCTCCCTGAAGAGTGGGAATTGAAGCTCGTCGATCTGAACGTCGAAAAACTTTCGGACAGCGACCTGCAGTGGTCCGACTACGTCTTCATCAGCGCCATGACGGTCCAGAGGGCTTCGGTACAGGAGGTCTTGGACCGATGCCGCGCCTTCGGGGTGAAGACAGTCGGCGGAGGCCCGCTTTTCACCACCTGCCATGACGAATTCCCGCAGGTAAACCACCTCGTGCTCGGTGAGGCTGAGGAGACCCTCCCGAGGTTTCTGGCGGACCTGGAAGTGAAGATGCCGCAGCGGCTGTATCTTCCGAACGGCCGTCCCGACATCACCCGCACGCCGCTTCCTCGATGGGAGCTCATCGATCTGCGCAAATACGCTTCCATGAATATCCAGTATTCAAGGGGATGCCCCTTCGACTGCGAGTTCTGCGACATCACCCAGCTCTTCGGACGGAAGCCGAGAACGAAGACGACGGACCAGGTGATCGCCGAGCTCGAAGCGCTGCACCGCGCGGGATGGCGTGGAGGGGTCTTTTTCGTCGATGACAATTTCATCGGTGACAAACCGAAACTGAAAAAGGAGGTCCTCCCCACCATGATCGCGTGGATGAAGCGGCACGGGAACCCCTTTTTCTTCTATACCGAGGCCTCCATTAATCTCGCCGACGACCCTCATCTCCTGGAACTGATGTTCGCCGCCGGATTTCGCGAGGTTTTCATCGGCATCGAAAGCCCCGAAGAGGATGCCCTCAGGGAGACCGGGAAAACCCAGAACCGCAACCGCGACCTCGCAGCCTCGGTGCGGTGCATCCAGCGGGCCGGGCTCCAGGTGCAAGGGGGCTTCATCGTCGGCTTCGACAGCGACTCGCCGGCCATATTCGACAAGCAACTTCGCTTCATCCAGGAGAGCGGCATAGTCGTAGCCATGGTGGGGATCTTGATGGTCCTTCGGGGCACCAAACTGCATGGGCGACTCTCAAACGAGGGAAGAATCATCAACGGCTCGACCGGCAATAATACGGAGGCCTTCCTCAATTACCGCCCAAAGATGCCCCCACAGGACCTGATAGCCGGATACCAGCGCCTGATAAGGACGCTCTATTCCCCCAACTATTTCTACGACCGTCTGATGACCTTTCTGAAAGAATACCGGCTTTCGGGGACATCTTCGTTCCCCCTGCTGCAGCGGCGGGATGTCCGGGCGTTCGTCCGTTCCATGTTGTTTCTCGGCATTCTCGGCAGGGAACGCCTGCACTACTGGAAGGTTTTTTTCTGGACTTTGCTGAGGAAACCGCGACTGCTGCCGCTGGCGATAACGCTGACCATATACGGTTTTCATTTCCGCACCGTCGCGGCGGCAATATGTTCGTCGCCTCAACGTAACCCACCTTAA
- a CDS encoding sensor histidine kinase has translation MTEANKNLEAFNATIAHDLCSAVTAISGYCQLLAEVCRSQLDDQGKAYLGSIQGATLDMKQLIKSLLNFSRVSRVELCREKIDLSAMANVVIEHLRLSEPRRRATFRIASGVTVEGDPGLCRSVLDNLIGNAWKHSCDREETFIEFGVTHQAGGTAYFVRDNGPGFDMAFADRLFACFERLPGTTVQGHGVGLATVERIVSRHGGRVWAESEPGEGATFFFTMGA, from the coding sequence ATGACCGAGGCCAACAAAAACCTGGAAGCGTTCAACGCCACCATCGCCCACGATCTCTGCTCCGCGGTAACGGCCATAAGCGGCTATTGCCAACTACTCGCCGAGGTGTGCAGGAGCCAGCTCGATGACCAGGGGAAGGCATACCTCGGCAGCATTCAAGGTGCGACGCTGGACATGAAACAGCTCATCAAGTCCCTGCTCAACTTTTCGCGCGTAAGCCGCGTCGAGCTGTGTCGGGAGAAAATAGACCTGAGCGCGATGGCTAACGTGGTGATTGAGCATCTGCGGCTCTCGGAACCAAGGCGCAGGGCCACCTTCCGGATCGCCAGTGGAGTCACCGTCGAAGGCGACCCCGGACTCTGCCGCAGCGTGCTGGACAACCTCATCGGCAACGCCTGGAAGCATAGCTGCGATCGGGAAGAGACCTTCATAGAGTTCGGCGTGACGCACCAGGCGGGGGGCACAGCCTATTTCGTCCGGGACAACGGGCCGGGGTTCGACATGGCGTTTGCGGACCGGCTCTTTGCCTGCTTCGAACGCCTTCCCGGAACCACCGTCCAGGGGCACGGAGTCGGCTTGGCCACCGTCGAGCGGATAGTCAGTCGCCACGGCGGCCGGGTCTGGGCCGAGAGCGAACCGGGGGAAGGCGCGACCTTTTTTTTCACCATGGGGGCATAA